Proteins encoded in a region of the Synechococcus sp. BIOS-U3-1 genome:
- the tsf gene encoding translation elongation factor Ts, translating into MAVAVSAKLVKELRDKTGAGMMDCKKALAATDGDADKAVEWLRQKGIASAEKKSGRTAAEGAIGSYIHTGARVGVLIEINCETDFVARGDMFQELLRDVSMQVAACPGVEYVTTDEIPAEIREREKSIEMGRDDLEGKPEQMKEKIVEGRINKRLKELALMEQPFIKDSSLTVAELVKQTAGKIGENVKVRRFTRYTLGEGIEIEESDFAAEVASMSKG; encoded by the coding sequence ATGGCTGTTGCCGTATCCGCCAAGCTCGTTAAGGAACTCCGCGACAAGACCGGCGCGGGAATGATGGATTGCAAGAAAGCTCTTGCAGCAACCGATGGTGATGCCGACAAAGCCGTTGAGTGGCTGCGTCAGAAAGGGATCGCCAGCGCTGAAAAGAAATCTGGTCGCACTGCCGCTGAGGGTGCTATCGGCAGCTATATCCACACGGGTGCCCGTGTCGGTGTGCTGATCGAAATCAACTGCGAAACCGATTTCGTTGCACGCGGGGACATGTTCCAGGAATTACTGCGCGACGTCTCTATGCAGGTCGCTGCCTGTCCTGGTGTGGAATACGTCACCACGGATGAGATTCCTGCGGAGATCCGCGAGCGCGAGAAATCGATCGAAATGGGTCGTGATGACCTTGAAGGCAAGCCCGAGCAGATGAAGGAGAAAATCGTTGAGGGTCGCATCAATAAGCGCCTCAAGGAACTCGCCCTGATGGAACAGCCCTTCATCAAGGACAGCTCCCTCACTGTGGCGGAGCTCGTGAAACAGACGGCAGGCAAGATTGGTGAAAACGTCAAGGTGCGTCGCTTCACCCGCTACACCCTTGGTGAGGGCATTGAGATCGAGGAGTCCGACTTCGCTGCAGAAGTCGCCTCAATGTCGAAAGGCTGA
- the rpsB gene encoding 30S ribosomal protein S2 codes for MAVVTLSEMMEAGAHFGHQTRRWNPKMSRYIYCARNGVHIIDLVQTAVCMNNAYKWTRTAARSGKRFLFVGTKKQASEVIALEAARCGASYVNQRWLGGMLTNWTTMKARIDRLKDLERMESSGAIAMRPKKEAAVLRRELDRLQKYLGGLKNMRRLPDVVILVDQRRETNAVLEARKLDIPLVSMLDTNCDPDLCEVPIPCNDDAVRSVQLVLSRLADAINEGRHGSNEQRGADQG; via the coding sequence ATGGCAGTCGTCACTCTCTCCGAGATGATGGAAGCTGGTGCCCATTTCGGACACCAGACCCGTCGCTGGAACCCCAAAATGTCGCGCTACATCTATTGCGCGCGTAACGGAGTTCACATCATCGACCTCGTGCAGACCGCTGTCTGCATGAACAACGCTTACAAATGGACACGCACTGCGGCTAGGAGCGGCAAACGTTTTCTCTTCGTTGGAACCAAGAAACAGGCTTCCGAGGTGATCGCACTTGAAGCTGCTCGTTGTGGCGCTTCTTACGTCAACCAGCGTTGGCTGGGTGGAATGCTCACCAACTGGACCACGATGAAGGCCCGGATCGACCGCCTTAAAGATCTGGAGCGCATGGAGTCCAGCGGTGCGATCGCCATGCGCCCCAAGAAGGAAGCCGCTGTACTTCGCCGGGAGCTTGATCGTCTTCAGAAGTACCTCGGTGGTCTGAAGAACATGCGCCGACTTCCCGATGTGGTGATCCTTGTGGACCAGCGTCGCGAGACCAATGCTGTGCTTGAGGCTCGCAAACTTGATATTCCTTTGGTGTCGATGCTTGACACCAACTGCGACCCCGATCTCTGCGAGGTGCCGATTCCTTGCAATGACGATGCTGTGCGTTCCGTGCAGCTGGTGTTGAGCCGCCTTGCTGATGCCATCAACGAAGGTCGTCATGGTTCCAACGAGCAGCGTGGCGCCGACCAAGGTTGA
- a CDS encoding glycosyltransferase family 2 protein: MFISVVIPTYNRRDILEKCLRSLECQNACSEIENYEVVVVDDGSTDGTPDWLRSSAETFSRVRLIEQSHGGPAEGRNRGVDHARGDVIVFIDSDLVVTPTFLASHARALRRQWQRSGNRLCFTYGAVINTADFENPTGERHKLRDLSWAYFATGNVAIDRQVLERSGLFDTGFRLYGWEDLELGERLRQMGVELVRCPEAVGYHWHPAFRLAQIPDLIRVERERARMGLVFYRKHPSRRVRMIIQFTWMHRLLWGLLTLGGLLNERTLRPLLAWLIHLGQPSLALELLRLPLNRIGVEALYREARQAGLS, translated from the coding sequence ATGTTCATCAGCGTCGTCATTCCTACTTACAACCGACGCGACATCCTTGAGAAGTGTCTGCGTTCTCTGGAATGTCAGAACGCCTGCTCCGAGATTGAAAACTATGAGGTTGTTGTGGTGGATGACGGATCCACCGATGGCACCCCTGACTGGCTTCGATCGTCTGCGGAGACTTTTTCAAGGGTTCGCTTGATTGAGCAAAGCCATGGCGGACCTGCCGAGGGACGCAACCGGGGTGTGGATCACGCTCGCGGTGATGTGATCGTCTTCATCGACAGTGATCTCGTCGTGACGCCGACCTTCCTGGCCAGTCATGCGCGAGCACTGAGGAGGCAATGGCAGCGTTCTGGCAATCGTCTCTGCTTCACCTACGGCGCTGTGATCAACACCGCTGATTTCGAGAATCCAACAGGAGAGCGTCACAAGCTGCGTGATCTCTCCTGGGCTTATTTCGCAACTGGAAATGTCGCGATCGATCGACAGGTTCTCGAACGGTCTGGTCTTTTTGACACAGGATTCAGGTTGTATGGCTGGGAGGACCTCGAACTGGGTGAACGACTCCGCCAGATGGGAGTGGAGCTGGTTCGCTGTCCTGAAGCCGTTGGTTATCACTGGCATCCCGCGTTTCGCCTTGCTCAGATTCCCGACCTCATCAGGGTCGAGCGTGAGCGCGCCCGAATGGGACTTGTGTTCTATCGAAAGCATCCGAGTCGCAGGGTGCGAATGATCATCCAGTTCACCTGGATGCATCGCCTGCTCTGGGGTCTGCTGACCTTGGGGGGCCTACTTAACGAACGCACATTGCGACCTTTGCTGGCCTGGTTGATCCACCTAGGTCAACCATCCCTGGCACTTGAGCTGCTCAGACTTCCGCTCAACCGTATCGGCGTAGAGGCTTTGTATCGAGAAGCGCGTCAGGCAGGGCTGTCCTGA